From a single Nitrogeniibacter mangrovi genomic region:
- a CDS encoding helix-turn-helix domain-containing protein has protein sequence MGTLLKPADLPTWVPGRILSASDGLGWKDASHRAYLYAGLDVQIPPMDHFLIVRYRTGDTPMDRCVEERWSRKQCAPGDFSLLSRSEYSHWHWTRHIEVSHTYLSEALLSRVATDITGRDVSEVHLHDVLQGQDPVVTGIADAIQQEAIDGASGGPLYVEALAIQLGVHLIRHYASVAFREDTVDSPLSRQQRRRIDEYLETHLHDTVTIEQLAQLVGLGVWTFTKHFRATTGCAPYEYVTTLRVERASRLLTTGNRAIKEIAAACGFSDQAHLTRVLRARLGTTPARLRQRR, from the coding sequence ATGGGGACATTGCTCAAACCCGCCGACCTGCCCACCTGGGTACCCGGAAGAATCCTGTCCGCAAGCGACGGCTTGGGATGGAAAGACGCAAGCCATCGTGCCTATCTGTATGCGGGGCTGGACGTTCAGATCCCGCCCATGGACCACTTCCTGATCGTCCGCTACCGGACCGGCGACACCCCGATGGATCGTTGCGTGGAAGAACGCTGGAGCCGGAAGCAATGCGCACCGGGCGACTTCTCGCTGTTGTCGCGTTCCGAGTACTCGCATTGGCACTGGACCCGACACATCGAGGTCTCGCACACTTACCTCTCGGAAGCCTTGTTGTCACGCGTGGCCACGGACATCACCGGACGCGACGTCTCCGAGGTGCACCTCCATGACGTGCTGCAGGGGCAGGATCCGGTGGTCACCGGCATCGCCGACGCCATCCAGCAGGAAGCGATTGACGGCGCCTCGGGTGGCCCCTTGTATGTCGAAGCACTGGCGATCCAGCTCGGCGTCCACCTGATCCGGCACTACGCCTCCGTGGCGTTTCGCGAAGACACCGTTGACAGCCCGCTGTCCCGACAGCAACGACGGCGCATCGATGAGTACCTCGAAACCCATCTGCACGACACTGTCACCATCGAACAACTGGCCCAGCTCGTCGGCCTGGGGGTGTGGACCTTCACCAAGCACTTTCGCGCCACCACCGGCTGCGCACCGTACGAGTACGTCACGACCCTGCGGGTAGAACGGGCTTCACGACTGTTGACGACCGGCAACCGGGCCATCAAGGAGATCGCCGCGGCCTGCGGCTTTTCCGATCAGGCGCACCTCACGCGCGTCCTGCGGGCACGTCTGGGCACCACACCCGCACGACTCAGACAACGGCGCTGA
- a CDS encoding CobW family GTP-binding protein, translating into MASTTTTSANPTDRIPVTVLTGFLGAGKTTLLNQLVRQPDMANAAVLINEFGEVGLDHHLVDSVDENIVLLDSGCVCCSMQGDLVQALQTLSNRSSRRDIPPITRVLIETTGLADPAPVIYTLMEHEFVSARYVCDGIVTVVDATHGLAQLNRHREALRQASMADRLLITKTDLTDAATLAALEVRLEAVNPGTPRRIVRSGQIRSDMIFGAGIYTKGTASPEVATWLDKPSRGFRTPQRTAGTPAWRPGNAPGPRRAERHDLRVRSFVIELPATVPWYGFAATMGRILDTHGDKLLRVKGLVAVYGTETQPLVIHCVQNVAYPAVRLDAWPPGEAFADRHGRMVFIVQDLSEADEAGIRAALAHLPADSVAARTVAASPWLPTKCWLSQWVATTSLPSYQVDGWIVQTRRPRRL; encoded by the coding sequence ATGGCTTCAACAACCACTACGAGCGCCAACCCCACGGATCGTATTCCGGTGACGGTCCTCACCGGCTTTCTGGGTGCCGGCAAGACCACGCTTCTGAATCAATTGGTGCGCCAGCCCGACATGGCGAATGCGGCGGTTCTCATCAACGAGTTCGGAGAGGTCGGTCTCGATCATCACTTGGTCGACAGCGTGGACGAGAACATCGTGCTGCTCGACTCCGGCTGCGTGTGCTGCAGCATGCAGGGCGATCTGGTACAGGCGCTCCAGACCCTGTCGAACCGCAGTTCGCGACGCGACATTCCGCCCATCACCCGGGTGCTGATCGAGACCACCGGGCTGGCCGATCCGGCGCCGGTCATCTATACCCTGATGGAGCACGAGTTCGTCTCGGCGCGCTATGTATGCGACGGCATCGTGACGGTGGTGGACGCGACCCATGGCCTCGCCCAACTCAACCGGCACCGGGAAGCGCTACGCCAGGCCTCCATGGCCGACCGGCTGCTCATCACCAAGACCGACCTGACTGATGCCGCCACCCTGGCGGCGCTGGAAGTCCGGCTCGAAGCCGTGAACCCGGGCACCCCGCGCCGGATCGTCCGATCGGGGCAGATCCGCAGTGACATGATCTTCGGGGCGGGTATCTACACCAAAGGCACGGCCTCACCGGAAGTAGCCACCTGGCTGGACAAGCCGTCACGGGGCTTTCGCACGCCGCAGAGAACGGCGGGCACGCCCGCCTGGCGACCTGGCAACGCGCCAGGCCCCCGTCGCGCCGAGCGTCATGACCTGCGGGTGCGCAGCTTCGTGATCGAACTGCCGGCCACCGTCCCGTGGTACGGATTTGCCGCCACCATGGGACGGATTCTCGACACCCATGGAGACAAGCTGCTGAGGGTCAAGGGGCTGGTCGCGGTCTACGGGACCGAAACCCAACCCCTGGTCATCCACTGCGTGCAGAACGTGGCCTATCCGGCGGTCCGCCTGGATGCCTGGCCACCCGGCGAGGCATTCGCCGACCGGCACGGCCGCATGGTGTTCATCGTCCAGGATCTGTCGGAGGCTGACGAGGCGGGCATACGCGCCGCGCTGGCGCACCTGCCGGCCGATTCGGTGGCCGCCCGGACGGTGGCTGCCTCGCCGTGGCTGCCCACCAAGTGCTGGCTGTCCCAGTGGGTGGCCACGACCAGCCTGCCCAGCTATCAAGTCGACGGCTGGATCGTCCAGACCCGTCGCCCGCGCCGGCTCTGA
- a CDS encoding acetone carboxylase subunit gamma yields MKVLMTEYLRIDLESENWECRVCNHVVGPATRGYKEGMLVHDRDPREIHPPIIDPDKYRFTFSPDPEWVRILEYYCPSCGTMVETEYAVPGHPPLHDMEPDLPALKAQWSTRDEVKEPVIGPAVEAGQGHNH; encoded by the coding sequence ATGAAAGTGCTGATGACCGAATACCTGCGCATCGACCTGGAGAGCGAGAACTGGGAGTGCCGTGTGTGCAACCACGTGGTCGGTCCCGCGACCCGCGGTTACAAGGAAGGGATGCTGGTCCACGACCGTGATCCACGTGAAATCCACCCGCCGATCATCGATCCGGACAAGTACCGCTTCACCTTCAGCCCTGATCCGGAATGGGTCCGCATCCTGGAGTACTACTGCCCGAGCTGCGGGACGATGGTGGAGACGGAATACGCCGTCCCGGGCCATCCGCCCCTGCATGACATGGAGCCGGACCTGCCCGCGCTGAAGGCCCAGTGGTCTACGCGCGACGAAGTCAAGGAGCCGGTGATCGGTCCTGCGGTCGAGGCCGGCCAGGGACACAACCACTGA
- a CDS encoding hydantoinase B/oxoprolinase family protein has protein sequence MNDIATPVTGKKPSAEELALIKKFLSDTTLFLGPDPEIMQNHDLMPRDDQEEASIAQVSDSHTIAKIRDRIQSGCDEGYEMVEQMGAAPGAKWGDVITGVYSASGDLAIASAGGVLIFSALVHHPIKFIIKNWMNDPTVGVREGDGFIHNDSRYGNVHNTDQSMILPIFHEGKLVCWVASTVHEGENGAIEPGGMPSMAESPSDEGLKMSPFKVVENYEIKRDILTFLQNSVREPKLQYEDMKVKLFACLRIKQRIQETLDTDGPAALVSTLRLTMENVRAEVKRRISEWPDMSVRTYIIQDSTLRENCVVKINCKLTKTGDRLIFDFRGSAPEFTNRPTNTIVAGLKGMLAQVFLCYVWPDLPRGQAAFAPIEVITDPHSIVNCSYDAPNSQSLMSIFTGFTAGQHAVAKFLYSCPEKYTKVHAPTFNMINTFIWGGVSQHGETLGNLCADLNGMGAGATVDRDGEHALAPIFATMADIGEQELNEEDVPFLQLVSKKMTRDAVAPGKYRGGQGYTMIVATKDSEQWGFMTTCQGAKIPPLQGLFGGYACGAYPLSKVKGVDVYDVLQNEPHKFKHSIEEIMNERPFEGASYTTHHMGMGFEISKRGELFMISQGAGAGYGDLLERDPAGVIRDIEEGLISPDVAERLYKVRFDRATLAINYEATDAARSEERQARKRRGVPYAEFIKRWNKPAPPEHLMYFGCWGDDVAKLYMGSQHDYREANAPKPNYMRHPKDVRIEELEQRLAALGALEDEKQ, from the coding sequence ATGAACGATATTGCGACGCCCGTGACGGGCAAAAAGCCCAGTGCCGAAGAGCTGGCACTGATCAAGAAGTTCCTCAGTGACACCACCCTGTTCCTGGGGCCCGACCCGGAGATCATGCAGAACCATGACCTCATGCCGCGGGATGACCAGGAAGAGGCATCGATCGCCCAGGTGAGCGATTCACACACCATCGCCAAGATCCGCGACCGGATCCAGTCCGGTTGCGACGAAGGTTACGAGATGGTGGAACAGATGGGGGCCGCGCCCGGTGCCAAGTGGGGCGATGTCATTACCGGGGTGTATTCCGCCTCGGGGGACTTGGCCATTGCCAGCGCCGGCGGGGTGCTGATCTTCTCCGCGCTGGTGCACCACCCGATCAAGTTCATCATCAAGAACTGGATGAACGACCCCACCGTCGGGGTGCGCGAAGGCGATGGCTTCATCCACAACGACTCGCGCTACGGCAATGTGCACAACACCGACCAGTCGATGATCCTGCCCATCTTCCATGAGGGCAAGCTGGTGTGCTGGGTCGCCTCCACGGTGCACGAGGGCGAGAACGGCGCCATCGAGCCGGGCGGCATGCCGTCCATGGCCGAGAGCCCGAGCGACGAGGGCCTCAAGATGTCGCCCTTCAAGGTGGTCGAGAACTACGAGATCAAGCGCGACATCCTGACCTTCCTGCAGAACTCGGTGCGCGAGCCCAAGCTCCAGTACGAGGACATGAAGGTCAAGCTCTTCGCCTGCCTGCGGATCAAGCAGCGCATCCAGGAGACGCTGGATACCGACGGCCCCGCCGCGCTCGTGTCCACCCTGCGCCTGACCATGGAAAACGTGCGCGCCGAAGTGAAGCGTCGCATCAGCGAATGGCCCGACATGTCGGTGCGGACCTACATCATCCAGGACTCGACCCTGCGCGAGAACTGTGTGGTGAAGATCAACTGCAAGCTGACCAAGACCGGCGACCGGCTGATCTTCGACTTCCGTGGCTCGGCGCCGGAATTCACCAACCGGCCGACCAACACCATCGTGGCCGGCCTCAAGGGCATGCTGGCGCAGGTGTTCCTGTGCTACGTGTGGCCGGATCTGCCGCGTGGCCAGGCCGCGTTCGCGCCGATCGAGGTGATCACCGATCCGCACTCGATCGTCAACTGCTCGTACGACGCCCCCAACTCCCAGAGTCTGATGTCCATCTTCACCGGCTTTACCGCCGGCCAGCATGCGGTGGCCAAGTTCCTCTACAGCTGCCCCGAGAAATACACCAAGGTGCATGCGCCCACCTTCAACATGATCAACACCTTCATCTGGGGTGGGGTCAGCCAGCACGGCGAGACGCTCGGCAACCTGTGTGCCGATCTCAACGGCATGGGCGCTGGCGCCACGGTGGATCGCGACGGCGAGCATGCCCTGGCGCCGATCTTCGCCACCATGGCGGACATCGGCGAGCAGGAACTGAACGAAGAGGACGTCCCCTTCCTGCAGCTGGTCTCCAAGAAGATGACCCGTGACGCCGTCGCCCCGGGCAAGTACCGTGGCGGTCAGGGCTACACCATGATCGTGGCCACCAAGGATTCCGAGCAGTGGGGTTTCATGACCACCTGCCAGGGCGCGAAGATCCCGCCGCTGCAGGGCCTGTTCGGTGGCTATGCCTGCGGCGCCTATCCGCTCTCAAAGGTCAAGGGGGTGGATGTGTACGACGTGCTGCAGAACGAACCGCACAAGTTCAAGCACTCGATCGAGGAGATCATGAACGAGCGTCCCTTCGAGGGCGCCAGCTACACCACCCATCATATGGGCATGGGCTTCGAGATCTCCAAGCGTGGTGAGTTGTTCATGATTTCCCAGGGCGCGGGCGCGGGCTACGGCGATCTGCTCGAGCGCGACCCGGCCGGCGTCATCCGCGACATCGAGGAAGGGCTGATCTCACCCGACGTGGCCGAGCGCCTCTACAAGGTCAGGTTCGACCGCGCCACGCTGGCGATCAACTACGAGGCAACCGACGCCGCGCGCAGCGAAGAGCGCCAGGCCCGCAAGCGGCGAGGCGTGCCGTATGCCGAGTTCATCAAGCGTTGGAACAAACCCGCGCCGCCGGAACATCTCATGTACTTCGGTTGCTGGGGCGACGACGTTGCCAAGCTCTACATGGGTTCGCAACACGACTACCGCGAGGCCAACGCGCCCAAGCCCAACTACATGCGTCATCCGAAGGATGTGCGGATCGAGGAGTTGGAACAGCGGTTGGCGGCCCTCGGTGCACTGGAAGACGAAAAGCAATGA
- a CDS encoding hydantoinase/oxoprolinase family protein, giving the protein MRRVSVDIGGTFTDCFVVWDGKYIEAKALTTHQNLALGFNEALGKACHVLELELEQILSAVDSVRYATTLGTNALIEHKGPKIGMLVTAGYEATVPLSRARGYGEGLDNLGQQDMPNAQRPDPLVLPHMIRGVRERVDFQGNLVMGLDEDDVRIQIRELVDRGAQIIVVALVNAVVNPEHEQRIEEILLEEYPSHLLGAIPVILSHQVAGRKGEYVRATSAIVDGYLHSTMYHALSALEQNLRAHQYEKPMLVIHNSGGMAQLNSTDALQTIHSGPVSGIGASEHLAMQADLGNVVATDMGGTSYDIGIVVEGGIKHYDFNPVIDRWLVSVPMVHLVTLGAGGGSVASYDRMYDTVKCGPESAGSDPGPACYDRGGMKPTVTDADLLLGYLDPENYAGGSIPLNPRRAKSAIEDAVCDELDCDVIEAALLIREKVDDNMANGLFTELRARGYDPKDFTMLAYGGNGPLHCCGIAQNLSIDKILAPPLSSVFSAVGAGNMHQLHIHETSLYMVLYDSNTRHLFDDYDRFNAIVADLKEQGTQDLMRQGIPREDVCHNLELDMRYGNQLVQTTAVIPKHEVNGAGDVLAIISQFSNDYGKRFGEGSQAPEAGIRINTIRVAAYVKHETVQFEDIKPVAPELRKAPPAPATTRKCYFVGHDGAVDTPVWSRDAIEPGVEIPGPAIVASEVTTFLVNPGWNLVAAKQGATWFLRA; this is encoded by the coding sequence ATGAGGCGAGTTTCCGTCGATATCGGTGGCACGTTCACCGATTGTTTCGTGGTCTGGGATGGCAAGTACATCGAAGCCAAGGCCCTGACGACCCACCAAAACCTGGCGCTGGGCTTCAATGAGGCGCTCGGCAAGGCCTGCCACGTCCTTGAACTGGAGCTGGAGCAGATCCTCTCCGCAGTGGATTCGGTGCGTTACGCCACCACCCTGGGGACCAATGCCCTGATCGAGCACAAGGGGCCCAAGATCGGCATGCTGGTCACGGCCGGCTACGAGGCGACCGTGCCGCTGTCGCGTGCCCGTGGCTATGGCGAGGGGCTGGACAATCTGGGCCAGCAGGACATGCCCAACGCCCAGCGCCCGGACCCGTTGGTGCTGCCGCACATGATCCGCGGCGTGCGCGAACGCGTGGACTTCCAGGGCAATCTGGTGATGGGCCTGGATGAAGACGATGTGCGCATCCAGATTCGCGAGCTGGTCGATCGTGGCGCGCAGATCATCGTCGTGGCGCTGGTCAATGCGGTGGTCAATCCCGAGCATGAGCAGCGCATCGAGGAGATCCTGCTCGAGGAGTATCCGTCCCACCTGCTCGGCGCGATCCCGGTGATCCTGTCGCACCAGGTGGCCGGCCGTAAGGGCGAGTATGTGCGTGCCACCTCGGCGATCGTCGATGGCTACCTGCACTCGACCATGTACCACGCGCTGTCGGCGCTCGAACAGAACCTGCGCGCGCACCAGTACGAAAAGCCGATGCTGGTGATCCACAACTCCGGTGGCATGGCGCAGCTCAATTCCACCGACGCACTGCAGACCATCCACTCCGGTCCGGTCTCCGGCATCGGCGCCTCCGAGCACCTGGCCATGCAGGCCGATCTGGGCAACGTGGTGGCCACCGACATGGGCGGTACCAGTTACGACATCGGTATCGTGGTCGAGGGCGGCATCAAGCACTACGACTTCAACCCGGTGATCGACCGCTGGCTGGTGTCCGTGCCGATGGTGCACCTGGTCACGCTGGGCGCCGGTGGCGGTTCCGTGGCGAGTTACGACCGCATGTACGACACCGTCAAGTGCGGCCCCGAGTCCGCCGGCTCCGATCCCGGCCCGGCCTGCTACGACCGTGGCGGCATGAAGCCGACCGTGACCGACGCCGACCTGCTGCTCGGCTATCTCGATCCGGAGAACTATGCCGGCGGTTCGATTCCGCTCAATCCGCGGCGTGCCAAGTCCGCCATCGAAGATGCGGTGTGCGATGAGCTCGACTGCGACGTGATCGAGGCGGCGCTGCTGATCCGCGAGAAGGTGGACGACAACATGGCCAACGGCCTGTTCACCGAACTGCGCGCGCGTGGCTACGACCCCAAGGACTTCACCATGCTGGCCTACGGGGGCAATGGTCCGCTGCACTGCTGCGGCATTGCGCAGAACCTGTCGATCGACAAGATCCTGGCGCCTCCGCTCAGCTCGGTGTTCTCGGCGGTCGGTGCCGGCAACATGCACCAGCTGCATATCCATGAAACCTCGCTGTACATGGTGTTGTACGACTCCAATACCCGCCACCTGTTCGACGACTACGACCGTTTCAACGCGATCGTCGCCGACCTCAAGGAGCAAGGCACCCAGGATCTGATGCGTCAGGGCATCCCGCGTGAGGATGTGTGCCACAACCTGGAGCTGGACATGCGCTACGGCAACCAGCTGGTGCAGACCACGGCGGTGATTCCGAAGCACGAGGTCAATGGTGCCGGTGACGTGCTGGCCATCATCTCCCAGTTCTCCAATGACTACGGCAAGCGCTTCGGCGAAGGCTCGCAGGCACCGGAGGCGGGTATCCGCATCAACACCATCCGCGTGGCGGCCTACGTGAAGCACGAGACGGTTCAGTTCGAGGACATCAAGCCGGTGGCCCCCGAGTTGCGCAAGGCGCCGCCGGCGCCGGCGACCACCCGCAAGTGCTACTTCGTCGGCCATGACGGCGCGGTCGATACCCCGGTGTGGAGTCGTGATGCGATCGAGCCGGGCGTCGAGATTCCGGGCCCCGCCATCGTGGCTTCCGAGGTCACCACCTTCCTGGTCAATCCGGGCTGGAATCTGGTCGCCGCCAAGCAGGGCGCCACCTGGTTCCTGCGTGCCTGA
- a CDS encoding flavin-containing monooxygenase, whose translation MDIHPPQHALPGTDDPEQATAHFDAIVIGAGVAGLYQVYRLREMGLTVQGYETGSGVGGTWYWNRYPGARFDSQAEIYQYWFSEELYKSWKPTERFPAQPETERWLNHVADTLDLKKEFKFNTRIAAARYDEAAQQWNVETADGTVVTAQFLIACCGMLSAPITNRFEGQASFKGELYHTALWPKAPVDLKGKRVAVVGTGATGIQVIQTIAPEVGSMKVFVRTPQYIIPMRNPKYSDTDWNAWCERFHELKKRVQETFAGFDYDFDAGPWEEKTPEERTQVLEGLWEDGSLSLWLASFPEMFFDEAVSEEVSEFVRAKMRDRLQHNEALCDLLIPKDYGFGTHRVPLENKYLEVYLQPNVEAVDCKKAPITRIVSEGIQTADGKVHEVDVIIFALGFDAGSGALTRIDIRGRDDRSLKDEWSKEIRTAMGLQVNGYPNLFTTGAPLAPSAALCNMTTCLQHQVDWITDCIDYTLRHDKRVVEATEAFQDAWVEHHDETAAKTLVVKTDSWYMGSNVEGKPRRLLSYIGGVGNYHKRCDELATQGYPGFDIQ comes from the coding sequence GTGGACATTCACCCCCCCCAACATGCCTTGCCAGGCACCGATGATCCGGAACAGGCGACAGCGCATTTCGATGCGATCGTGATCGGCGCGGGCGTCGCCGGCCTCTATCAGGTGTATCGCCTGCGGGAAATGGGCCTGACGGTGCAGGGCTATGAAACCGGCTCGGGCGTCGGCGGGACCTGGTATTGGAACCGTTACCCGGGCGCCCGTTTCGATTCCCAGGCCGAGATCTACCAGTACTGGTTCTCGGAGGAACTCTACAAGTCGTGGAAGCCGACGGAGCGCTTCCCGGCGCAGCCGGAGACGGAGCGCTGGCTGAACCATGTGGCGGACACCCTCGATCTGAAGAAGGAGTTCAAGTTCAACACCCGTATCGCGGCCGCCCGCTACGACGAGGCCGCGCAGCAGTGGAACGTCGAAACCGCCGACGGCACGGTGGTGACCGCCCAGTTCCTGATCGCCTGCTGCGGCATGCTGTCGGCCCCGATCACCAACCGCTTCGAAGGCCAGGCCAGTTTCAAGGGCGAGCTCTACCATACCGCCCTGTGGCCGAAGGCGCCGGTGGATCTGAAGGGCAAGCGGGTGGCGGTGGTGGGCACCGGCGCCACGGGCATCCAGGTGATCCAGACCATCGCGCCGGAGGTCGGCTCGATGAAGGTCTTCGTGCGCACCCCGCAGTACATCATCCCGATGCGCAATCCGAAGTACTCCGACACCGACTGGAACGCGTGGTGCGAGCGCTTCCACGAGCTGAAGAAGCGCGTGCAGGAAACCTTCGCCGGTTTCGACTACGACTTCGACGCCGGCCCGTGGGAGGAGAAGACGCCCGAGGAACGCACCCAGGTGCTCGAGGGGCTGTGGGAGGACGGTTCGCTCTCCCTGTGGCTGGCCTCGTTCCCCGAGATGTTCTTCGACGAGGCGGTGAGCGAGGAGGTCTCGGAGTTCGTGCGCGCCAAGATGCGTGACCGGCTCCAGCACAACGAGGCGCTGTGCGACCTGCTGATTCCCAAGGACTACGGCTTCGGCACCCACCGGGTGCCGCTCGAGAACAAGTATCTCGAGGTCTACCTGCAGCCCAACGTCGAGGCGGTGGACTGCAAGAAGGCGCCGATCACGCGGATCGTGTCCGAGGGCATCCAGACCGCCGACGGCAAGGTGCACGAGGTCGACGTCATCATCTTCGCGCTGGGTTTCGACGCCGGCTCCGGCGCGCTGACCCGCATCGACATCCGCGGCCGTGACGACCGTTCCCTCAAGGACGAGTGGAGCAAGGAGATCCGCACCGCGATGGGCCTGCAGGTTAACGGCTACCCCAACCTGTTCACCACCGGCGCACCGCTCGCGCCGTCGGCGGCGCTGTGCAACATGACGACCTGCCTGCAGCATCAGGTGGACTGGATCACCGACTGCATCGACTACACGCTCAGGCACGACAAGCGGGTGGTGGAGGCCACCGAGGCCTTCCAGGACGCCTGGGTCGAGCACCACGACGAGACCGCGGCCAAGACCCTCGTGGTCAAGACCGACTCCTGGTACATGGGCTCCAACGTCGAGGGCAAGCCGCGGCGCCTGCTCTCCTACATCGGCGGCGTGGGCAACTACCACAAGCGCTGCGACGAGCTGGCCACGCAGGGCTATCCCGGCTTTGACATCCAGTAA
- a CDS encoding zinc transporter ZntB produces MAQTDTPPNRDISLDQPVIHLCFDAQGQQVTADAPAQVFEWIHLKRGSPEADAWLADSGLSPLVINALTQEETRPRCTVDDEGALLILRGVNLMAGADPEDMVSVRFFIDEHRVVSVWRRALLSVGDLLAAVARGHGPTGPGDLIARIALRLTDRAEPIVATLNERVDDLEEQVLDGNADVLRRELADVRRMSIMIRRFMFPQRDALTTLEIEDLPWLGRHDRARVREANEHTARLAEELEAIRDRATVVHEQIMDMRAEAMNRSMFMLAIVTTVFLPLGLVTGLLGINVGGIPGAQNADAFWVVCAVLGALVVGQLALFRWLKIY; encoded by the coding sequence ATGGCCCAGACCGACACCCCGCCGAACCGCGACATCAGCCTCGATCAACCCGTCATCCACCTGTGCTTCGACGCCCAGGGACAGCAGGTGACGGCGGACGCGCCGGCACAGGTCTTCGAATGGATTCATCTCAAGCGCGGCTCCCCCGAGGCCGACGCCTGGCTGGCCGACTCGGGCCTGAGCCCCTTGGTGATCAACGCCCTGACCCAGGAAGAGACCCGTCCCCGGTGCACGGTCGACGACGAAGGCGCGCTGCTGATCCTGCGCGGCGTCAATCTCATGGCGGGCGCCGATCCGGAAGACATGGTTTCGGTGCGCTTCTTCATCGACGAGCACCGGGTGGTGAGCGTGTGGCGGCGCGCCCTGCTCTCCGTGGGCGACCTGCTCGCGGCGGTGGCGCGCGGCCACGGCCCCACCGGACCAGGCGACCTGATCGCGCGGATCGCCCTGCGCCTGACCGATCGCGCCGAGCCCATCGTCGCCACCCTGAACGAGCGCGTCGACGATCTGGAAGAGCAGGTGCTGGACGGCAATGCCGACGTCCTGCGCAGGGAGCTGGCGGATGTGCGCCGCATGTCCATCATGATCCGCCGCTTCATGTTCCCCCAGCGCGATGCCCTCACCACCCTGGAGATCGAGGATCTGCCGTGGCTGGGCCGTCATGATCGCGCGCGGGTGCGCGAAGCCAACGAACACACCGCGCGCCTGGCGGAGGAACTGGAGGCGATCCGCGACCGGGCCACGGTGGTGCATGAGCAGATCATGGACATGCGCGCCGAGGCCATGAACCGCAGCATGTTCATGCTCGCCATCGTCACCACCGTGTTCCTGCCCCTGGGCCTGGTCACCGGTCTGCTGGGGATCAACGTGGGCGGGATTCCCGGCGCCCAGAACGCCGACGCCTTCTGGGTGGTGTGCGCCGTGCTCGGCGCCCTGGTGGTCGGGCAGCTGGCGCTGTTCCGCTGGTTGAAGATCTACTGA
- a CDS encoding alpha/beta fold hydrolase — translation MNDYYTQDVHGPYETIDIGRLELEEGGVLEHCMLAVATHGTLNAARDNVILIPTWYSGTSKIMEQAYIGPGRALDPARYFIVVVNQIGSGLSISPSNAPAAIAGARFPKVRIGDDVRAQHRLLTEHFGIERLALVVGGSMGAQQTYEWAVRYPDMVERAAPIAGTACNTEHDFLFAETLSEAITTDPGFDDGGYTGPEAVAAGLKRHAKLWTVMGWSTEFFRAGRHRALGFEDMQAFVDQFMTGYFGPMDPNNLLCMAWKWQRGDVGRHTEGRLPEALGRITARTYVMPISHDMFFPPSDCLAEQQLIAGSEFRPLVSIDGHLALFGTDPNWMSDLDRNLKELLSLPA, via the coding sequence ATGAACGACTACTACACCCAGGATGTACACGGCCCCTACGAGACGATCGATATCGGCCGGCTGGAACTGGAAGAGGGCGGCGTGCTCGAGCACTGCATGCTGGCCGTCGCCACCCACGGCACGCTCAACGCGGCCCGCGACAACGTGATCCTGATTCCGACCTGGTACTCCGGGACGAGCAAGATCATGGAGCAGGCCTACATCGGACCGGGCCGCGCCCTGGATCCGGCTCGCTACTTCATCGTCGTCGTCAACCAGATCGGCAGCGGTCTGTCGATCTCGCCCAGCAATGCCCCGGCGGCGATCGCGGGCGCGCGCTTCCCCAAGGTGCGCATCGGCGACGACGTTCGGGCGCAGCATCGTCTGCTCACTGAACACTTCGGCATCGAACGCCTGGCGCTCGTGGTCGGCGGCTCGATGGGGGCACAGCAGACCTACGAATGGGCGGTGCGCTATCCCGACATGGTCGAGCGGGCGGCACCGATCGCCGGCACCGCCTGCAATACCGAGCACGATTTCCTGTTCGCCGAAACCCTGAGCGAGGCGATCACGACCGATCCCGGCTTCGACGATGGCGGTTACACGGGGCCGGAGGCGGTCGCGGCGGGGCTCAAGCGGCATGCCAAACTATGGACGGTGATGGGGTGGAGCACCGAGTTCTTCCGCGCCGGGCGCCACCGGGCGCTCGGCTTTGAGGACATGCAGGCGTTCGTGGATCAGTTCATGACCGGATACTTCGGCCCGATGGATCCCAACAACCTGTTGTGCATGGCGTGGAAATGGCAACGGGGAGATGTCGGCCGACACACCGAGGGGCGACTGCCGGAGGCGCTCGGGCGCATCACGGCACGGACGTACGTGATGCCCATCAGCCACGACATGTTCTTCCCGCCCAGTGACTGCCTGGCCGAGCAGCAACTGATTGCGGGCAGTGAATTCCGGCCCCTGGTGAGTATCGACGGGCATCTGGCCCTGTTCGGCACCGATCCGAACTGGATGTCGGATCTGGATCGCAACCTCAAGGAGCTCCTGTCCCTGCCCGCTTGA